The Calliphora vicina chromosome 3, idCalVici1.1, whole genome shotgun sequence genome contains a region encoding:
- the Indy gene encoding protein I'm not dead yet: MEIEAGERAPLSLCGKVSTFIANHWKGLVVFLVPLLCLPVMLMNNTPEYRCMYLLIVMAIFWVTEALPLYVTSMIPIVAFPVMGIMSSDQTCRLYFKDTLVMFMGGIMVALAIEYCNLHKRLALRVIQIVGCSPRRLHFGLIFVTMFLSMWISNAACTAMMCPIIQAVLEELQQQGLCKMTREPQYQIVGNNKKNGEEEAPYPSKVTLCYFLGVAYASSMGGCGTIIGTATNLTFKGIYESRFPKSTETLDFPTFMFYSVPSMLIYTGLMFLWLQYHYMGLFRPKSKEAEEVKLGNQGADVARKVIDQRYKELGPMSAHEIQVMILFIIMVIMYFTRKPGIFPGWADWLDAKDIRNSMPTIFVVIMCFMLPANYAFMRYCCNRRNLELPTAPTPSLITWKFIQSKVPWGLVFLLGGGFALAEGSKVSGMASMIGSALIGLKALPHAVLLFVIIIVAVVLTAFSSNVAIANIMVPVLAEMAIAIEIHPLYLILPAGLACSMAFHLPVSTPPNALVAGYANIRTKDMAIAGIGPTVISIIVLFIFCQTWGLVVYPNLTTFPDWARTVALNATH, translated from the exons tgagGCGGGTGAGCGAGCACCTCTATCGCTGTGCGGCAAAGTGTCAACATTTATTGCCAACCACTGGAAGGGTTTAGTAGTATTTCTAGTGCCTCTATTATGTTTACCTGTGATGTTAATGAATAATACTCCT GAATATCGCTGTATGTACCTGCTTATTGTTATGGCTATTTTTTGGGTAACTGAAGCCTTACCCCTGTATGTCACCTCTATGATTCCAATTGTTGCGTTTCCTGTAATGGGTATAATG AGCTCTGATCAAACATGTAGATTATATTTCAAAGATACACTTGTAATGTTTATGGGTGGTATTATGGTCGCCTTAGCTATTGAATATTGTAATTTACATAAGCGTTTAGCTTTGCGCGTTATACAAATTGTCGGCTGCAGTCCTAGAAG attacaCTTTGGTTTAATTTTCGTTACCATGTTCTTGTCCATGTGGATCTCAAATGCTGCCTGTACCGCTATGATGTGTCCCATTATTCAGGCCGTCTTGGAGGAATTGCAACAACAAGGTCTTTGCAAAATGACCCGTGAACCACAATATCAAATTGTTggaaacaacaagaaaaatggCGAAGAAGA AGCTCCCTATCCCTCCAAGGTTACCCTATGCTATTTCTTGGGTGTTGCCTATGCCTCGTCCATGGGTGGTTGCGGTACTATCATTGGTACAGCTACCAATTTGACTTTCAAGGGTATATATGAGAGTCGTTTCCCCAAATCGACCGAAACTTTGGATTTCCCCACCTTTATGTTCTATTCGGTGCCCTCTATGTTGATTTACACTGGTCTAATGTTCTTGTGGCTGCAGTACCACTACATGGGCTTGTTCCGTCCCAAGAGCAAAGAAGCCGAGGAGGTTAAGTTGGGCAACCAGGGTGCCGATGTTGCCAGAAAAGTCATCGATCAGCGTTACAAGGAATTGGGACCCATGAGTGCTCACGAAATTCAAGTTATGATTTTGTTCATCATTATGGTCATTATGTATTTCACCCGCAAACCCGGCATTTTCCCTGGCTGGGCTGATTGGTTGGATGCCAAGGATATTCGTAACTCTATGCCCACCATCTTTGTGGTCATCATGTGTTTCATGTTGCCCGCCAACTATGCATTTATGCGTTACTGTTGCAATCGCAGAAATCTCGAATTGCCCACCGCCCCTACTCCCTCTTTGATCACCTGGAAGTTTATACAATCTAAAGTGCCATGGGGTTTGGTATTCCTGTTGGGTGGTGGTTTCGCTCTGGCCGAAGGTAGTAAAGTCAGTGGTATGGCTTCGATGATTGGTAGTGCTTTGATTGGTTTGAAGGCATTGCCACATGCCGTACTCTTGTTTGTCATCATTATTGTGGCCGTTGTATTGACCGCATTCAGTTCTAATGTGGCCATTGCCAACATTATGGTGCCTGTTTTGGCTGAAATG gcAATTGCCATTGAAATTCATCCCTTGTACTTAATATTGCCCGCTGGTTTGGCTTGCAGTATGGCCTTCCATTTGCCCGTCAGTACACCACCCAATGCTTTAGTAGCTGGTTATGCCAACATTCGTACAAAGGATATG GCTATTGCTGGTATTGGTCCCACCGTTATCAGTATCATTGTCTTGTTCATTTTCTGTCAAACATGGGGCTTGGTTGTTTATCCCAATCTCACCACTTTCCCCGATTGGGCACGTACCGTAGCACTTAATGCCACGCACTAA